A genomic stretch from Tribolium castaneum strain GA2 chromosome 6, icTriCast1.1, whole genome shotgun sequence includes:
- the LOC659924 gene encoding uncharacterized protein LOC659924, with translation MSGTNVKEFYAHDLVYKFDERKRIVFGVVSESYESSDSDETCALQKGQILVTWSNPTRKRICRQSKVYLLCRCIAPGDIVRRLEDGKETQRGYCKKTKQFATVQIVESDKVIEHVPDSRLCFVKPFQVGDAVCLGDKFGRIQSIDEMIRMQSKCGSIVEVRRSINYNIRDYWFHSINGAYHEAEYPGQTVFCTPMHLRDPKWIKKSKSMMRKMEIGQKFTIQSIEICLIEVWWYSPNGHTEYAELKDDEIKRLKVLPYSENLVMGDRYFLKLKPTDILLKKRDWIKKKSLQSLPHKVPKSDNSTLTNTCAEPFDADDDWCTEEDEESDNKGEISIYGLHKIKQRKKTYPNLNKFSSGSIVAVQVFCADARVTVVWQDGTEEKDIPTTELYYSVSQDDHEFFPGEWVVSNSNENSDKYGVVQRVNFQERTAEIKWFSSVDANQEPQELATNESSVYDLKKHVKFVFRPGSVVKAKPTVEDKMGKVIDSCPQGYVIVQWLGGKRENCWPQNIELILESEDFEFPDAFDSDDDLSEDAYSWETESVESFDGDVTDEINLQNMAARVDFIRNRISYLREAFKHYNITQNFHFVKDLLCIYDNSGYLDKYLGTSFFSTESKHFQALLLETKKKAKSLGIELRGRMFSRENLSCPTKMKNAEKDNIQKMIKLESKVNVQIEMCKECSGESCPTTPDSSEPAEKPQENLCVELLVMLKMRMDLIYAEIISRIGGRQALTVLTNSSENPLKPSPSTTTALQNALLTPETPPKVAKPIELIPKNEAFSILEEAPDTHRYFSSKFVPKDLQKFLVALQKEYKLLKDSLPAGVWVRTYDNRMDLLSVMIRGPAKTPYEDGLFLFDIQLSPDYPKNPPGVHYISYITEPLNPNLYVEGKVCVSLLGTWMGRGSEMWGPNSTLLQLIVSIQGLILVAQPYFNEAGYERQTHTQQGCENSRTYNEFVILKLVQSMTELLNAAPKVFQNEVLAHFQAKGEAMCERLMKYCDEEPLVPEFPLLPVSKGFKLSLGSALNGFRQALKKALEGRNKEALL, from the exons atgtcCGGAACAAACGTAAAAGAATTCTACGCTCACGATCTTGTCTACAAATTCGACGAACGCAAGCGAATTGTGTTTGGGGTAGTGAGTGAGAGCTATGAGAGCTCGGACAGTGACGAGACCTGTGCCCTCCAGAAGGGCCAGATCCTCGTCACTTGGAGCAACCCCACCCGGAAGCGGATATGCAGACAGAGCAAGGTGTATCTGCTGTGCCGCTGCATCGCCCCGGGGGACATTGTGCGGCGGCTGGAGGACGGGAAGGAGACCCAGAGGGGCTACTGCAAGAAGACCAAGCAGTTCGCCACAGTCCAAATCGTGGAGAGCGACAAAGTCATCGAGCATGTTCCCGACAGCAGGTTGTGTTTTGTTAAGCCGTTCCAGGTGGGGGATGCTGTGTGTCTGGGGGACAAGTTCGGGAGAATTCAG AGCATAGACGAGATGATTAGGATGCAGTCGAAGTGTGGTTCTATTGTTGAAGTTAGGAGAAGTATCAATTATAATATTAGGGATTATTGGTTTCATTCCATAAATGGGGCCTATCACGAAGCCGAGTACCCGGGACAGACTGTT ttttgtacACCAATGCATTTACGAGACccaaagtggataaaaaaatcaaaatcgatGATGCGCAAGATGGAAATCGGCCAAAAGTTCACCATTCAAAGCATTGAAATTTGCCTGATCGAAGTATGGTGGTACTCCCCGAACGGCCACACGGAATACGCCGAGCTCAAGGACGACGAAATTAAACG ACTGAAAGTCCTCCCGTACTCCGAGAATTTGGTAATGGGCGATCGCTACTTCTTAAAACTAAAACCGACCGacattttgcttaaaaaacgcGACTGGATCAAGAAAAAATCGCTGCAATCTCTCCCTCACAAAGTGCCTAAATCGGACAATTCCACGCTGACGAACACTTGCGCCGAACCGTTCGACGCCGACGACGACTGGTGCACAGAAGAAGACGAGGAATCGGACAATAAAGGCGAAATTTCCATATACGGCTTgcataaaattaaacagaGGAAAAAAACCTATCCCAATTTGAACAAATTCTCCTCGGGCTCGATCGTCGCGGTCCAG gttttttgtgCCGATGCGCGAGTCACAGTTGTGTGGCAGGACGGCACTGAGGAGAAGGATATCCCGACAACGGAACTCTATTATTCCGTTTCGCAGGACGATCACGAATTTTTTCCAGGGGAGTGGGTGGTGTCCAACTCGAACGAAAACTCGGACAAGTACGGCGTGGTCCAGAGGGTCAATTTCCAAGAACGGACGGCTGaa aTTAAGTGGTTTTCGAGCGTGGACGCCAACCAGGAGCCGCAGGAATTGGCAACGAACGAGTCAAGCGTCTACGATTTGAAAAAGCACGTCAAGTTCGTGTTCCGTCCAGGTAGTGTAGTTAAGGCCAAGCCGACCGTCGAGGACAAGATGGGCAAAGTCATAGATAGTTGTCCACAA GGCTACGTGATTGTGCAGTGGCTCGGTGGTAAGAGAGAAAATTGTTGGCCGCAAAACATCGAATTGATACTCGAGAGTGAAGATTTCGAATTTCCGGATGCCTTTGACAGCGATGACGATCTTAGTGAAGATGCGTACTCGTGGGAAACCGAAAGTGTGGAGTCGTTCGACGGCGACGTTACCgatgaaattaatttacaaaatatggCCGCCAGAGTTGATTTTATTAGGAACAGGATTAGTTATCTGAGGGAGGCCTTTAAGCACTACAACATCACGCAGAATTTTCAT TTTGTTAAAGATTTGTTGTGCATTTATGACAATTCGGGTTATTTAGATAAGTATCTCGGCACGTCGTTTTTTAGCACGGAAAGTAAACATTTCCAG gcGTTGCTGCTTGAAACTAAGAAAAAAGCCAAGTCTCTAGGAATCGAATTGAGGGGTAGGATGTTTTCTCGGGAAAATCTTTCCTGTccaacaaaaatgaaaaatgccGAGAAAGACAATATACAGAAAATGATCAAGTTGGAGAGTAAGGTCAATGTGCAGATCGAGATGTGCAAAGAATGCAGCGGAGAATCAT GTCCTACAACCCCCGACAGCTCCGAGCCGGCCGAAAAACCCCAAGAGAACCTGTGCGTGGAACTCCTCGTGATGCTCAAAATGCGCATGGATTTAATCTACGCGGAAATAATCAGTCGCATAGGCGGCCGTCAAGCGTTAACCGTCCTAACAAACTCATCCGAAAACCCGTTAAAACCATCGCCAAGCACCACCACCGCCTTACAAAACGCACTTTTAACCCCCGAAACGCCCCCGAAAGTGGCCAAACCGATCGAACTCATCCCCAAAAACGAAGCCTTCTCCATTCTGGAGGAAGCCCCTGACACCCATCGCTATTTCTCGAGCAAATTCGTACCAAAAGACTTGCAAAAATTTCTAGTCGCGCTCCAAAAAGAGTACAAGTTGCTTAAAGACTCCCTACCGGCAGGGGTTTGGGTCCGGACTTACGACAACCGGATGGACCTCTTATCAGTGATGATAAGAGGCCCGGCGAAGACTCCGTACGAGGACGGGTTGTTCCTTTTCGATATTCAGTTAAGTCCGGACTACCCCAAGAACCCCCCGGGTGTCCATTACATCAGTTACATCACGGAGCCCCTGAACCCGAACCTGTACGTTGAGGGCAAAGTTTGCGTGTCTTTGCTGGGGACGTGGATGGGGCGCGGGAGCGAAATGTGGGGGCCTAACAGCACCCTCCTGCAGCTAATTGTGTCAATTCAGGGGCTTATCCTCGTAGCGCAGCCCTATTTTAACGAAGCTGGCTACGAACGACAGACGCACACGCAGCAAGGGTGCGAAAACTCGCGCACTTATAACgaatttgttattttgaaaCTTGTTCAGTCGATGACTGAGTTGCTCAACGCCGCACCTAAAGTATTTCAGAACGAGGTCCTCGCGCATTTTCAGGCCAAAGGCGAGGCGATGTGCGAAAGATTGATGAAATACTGCGACGAGGAACCACTTGTACCTGAATTCCCGCTCTTGCCCGTCAGTAAAGGGTTCAAACTGTCGCTGGGCTCGGCCCTAAACGGGTTCCGACAGGCGCTGAAGAAGGCCCTGGAAGGGAGGAATAAAGAGGCGCTTTTGTAA
- the LOC659986 gene encoding nudC domain-containing protein 3, translating into MVDSTEHDDLLFAMLKECKTLPIFLNHIFGFLNRRTDFYHIATDPNCPVGLPPGLAEQTVKQIFYKWKPDDKTVEKPPTPPDTPSASKPKKQPPDPKFTPSDSYNGATYEHYSWSQTLLEVDVVAKIPENTTAKDLSVKIATDRIEVKLKDGTVVLEGELCEKCKHNDAIWSLERNKLCIHLDKSREVWWNCLVKSEPKLDISSLDCSRPYEELSEEAQAKIEELQWNQERKRLGLPTSDELQMQDILKRSWNCEGSPFSGPYDPSTVKFN; encoded by the exons atggtTGATTCAACCGAACATGACGACTTGCTTTTTGCCATGTTGAAGGAGTGCAAGACCTTGCCCATATTTCTGAACCACatatttggttttttaaaCCGAAG AACTGATTTTTACCACATTGCGACTGACCCGAACTGTCCCGTGGGGCTCCCCCCGGGTCTAGCAGAGCAGACAGTCAAGCAGATATTTTACAAGTGGAAGCCAGACGACAAAACCGTCGAAAAACCCCCAACTCCCCCTGACACGCCTTCGGCCTCCAAACCAAAAAAGCAGCCCCCTGACCCCAAATTCACGCCGTCAGACTCGTACAACGGGGCCACGTATGAGCACTACAGCTGGTCGCAGACCTTGCTAGAAGTGGACGTGGTCGCCAAAATTCCCGAAAACACAACAGCCAAAGACTTGTCCGTGAAAATCGCAACGGATCGGATTGAAGTGAAATTAAAGGACGGGACGGTGGTCCTCGAAGGCGAGTTGTGCGAGAAATGTAAACACAACGACGCGATTTGGTCGCTGGAGAGAAACAAACTTTGTATCCACTTGGATAAAAGCAGGGAGGTTTGGTGGAATTGCCTGGTCAAGAGCGAGCCAAAGCTTGATATAAGCTCGTTGGACTGCTCGAGGCCCTACGAGGAACTGTCCGAGGAGGCGCAAGCCAAAATTGAAGAGCTGCAATGGAACCAGGAACGCAAAAGACTGGGTTTGCCCACCTCTGATGAGTTACAAATGCAAGACATTCTGAAACGGTCGTGGAACTGCGAGGGCTCGCCCTTCAGTGGGCCCTACGACCCCAGCAcggtcaaatttaattaa